From the Quercus lobata isolate SW786 chromosome 6, ValleyOak3.0 Primary Assembly, whole genome shotgun sequence genome, one window contains:
- the LOC115993679 gene encoding cyanate hydratase: protein MEENKASIANRLQAVKHKSGKSYSDLAAETGLTNVYVAQLLKRQAQLKPDTAPKLRAALPDLPEDLIQEMMKPPMRSYDPNLIQEPTVYRLNEAIMHFGESIKEIINEEFGDGIMSAIDFYCSVDKVKGVDGKDRAVVTLDGKFLPYTEQKSEHMVSRLRLQ from the exons ATGGAAGAGAACAAAGCAAGCATAGCGAATCGGCTGCAGGCGGTGAAGCACAAGTCCGGCAAGTCGTACAGTGATTTAGCTGCAGAGACTGGGCTCACCAACGTGTACGTGGCCCAGCTCCTCAAACGACAAGCACAGCTCAAGCCTGACACTGCCCCTAAACTCCGGGCAGCGCTGCCCGACCTGCCCGAAGACCTCATCCAAGAGATGATGAAGCCACCCATGCGCTCCTACGATCCCAACTTGATCCAAGAGCCCACTGTctacag GTTGAATGAAGCGATTATGCATTTTGGTGAGAGCATCAAGGAGATTATCAATGAGGAGTTTGGTGATGGCAT CATGTCAGCTATAGATTTCTATTGCTCGGTGGACAAGGTTAAAGGTGTGGATGGGAAGGATCGTGCAGTTGTGACGCTTGATGGGAAATTTTTACCTTACACCGAGCAG AAATCAGAACACATGGTTTCAAGGCTGAGATTACAGTGA